In the genome of Cygnus olor isolate bCygOlo1 chromosome Z, bCygOlo1.pri.v2, whole genome shotgun sequence, one region contains:
- the DIRAS2 gene encoding GTP-binding protein Di-Ras2, whose translation MPEQSNDYRVVVFGAGGVGKSSLVLRFVKGTFRESYIPTIEDTYRQVISCDKSICTLQITDTTGSHQFPAMQRLSISKGHAFILVYSITSRQSLEELKPIYEQICQIKGDIESIPIMLVGNKNDENQNREVDSSEGEAMAKKWKCAFMETSAKLNHNVKELFQELLNLEKRRTVSLQIDGKKSKQQKRKEKLKGKCVLM comes from the coding sequence ATGCCAGAGCAAAGCAATGATTACAGGGTTGTTGTGTTCGGGGCTGGAGGAGTTGGCAAAAGTTCTCTGGTCCTGAGATTTGTGAAAGGTACTTTCAGAGAGAGCTACATCCCTACCATAGAAGACACCTATCGGCAGGTGATCAGCTGTGATAAAAGTATATGCACTTTGCAGATAACTGACACTACCGGAAGCCATCAATTTCCAGCCATGCAACGTCTTTCTATTTCTAAAGGacatgctttcattttggtttACTCTATCACCAGCCGACAGTCCTTGGAGGAACTCAAACCAATCTATGAACAAATATGTCAGATTAAGGGAGACATAGAAAGCATTCCTATAATGCTGGTGGGGAACAAAAATGATGAGAATCAAAATCGAGAAGTGGACAGCAGTGAAGGAGAAGCCATGGCCAAGAAGTGGAAGTGTGCCTTCATGGAGACCTCTGCCAAGCTGAACCACAATGTGAAGGAGTTATTCCAAGAGCTGTTAAACCTGGAGAAACGCAGGACTGTGAGTTTACAAATCGATggcaaaaaaagcaagcaacagaaaaggaaagagaagctgaaaggcAAGTGTGTGCTCATGTGA